The sequence TATATAGCTGCTCGACAATTCTGGAGCCAAGGTGTGGGAGTTACAGATTTTGACCATGTCAATGTCACTGCAATCATCGAATACAGAGGAAACTACACTATTCCATTATCTCCTTCCTTTCCAAGTACACTTCCCACTTACAAAGACTTAACAGCTGCCATAAAATTCTCAAACCTTTTTAGGAGCTTAGCAAGCAAAGACCATCCTGTAAATGTCCCCTTAAACATAACCACTAGAATGTATGTAACAGTTTCCATGAGTGAAATTGCTTGCCAAAATAGCACATGTACATCAAAAGGTGGAGATATATTAGCTACAAGCTCGAATAACATAAGTTGGAGTAACCCAGTTCCTATTGATATACTGCTTGCTTACTACaggtttttttttctcccctctttccctcttttattttatttttaatatacattgttttattttttgtaaagaaCGAAGTATCCAGTTTCAATGCTGTTCCATTTGTTCCTTTGCGATTGTGAGTGCGTTTAgattttgcttatttttctGGTAGTTTATTTTCATAGTATTTACCAAAAGATATAGTTTTGAtaacttttatattaaatttatgacaaaaagctaaaagttcgattattttcaaaaaaaaaaaaaaaaaaggaacccaaACGCACACTCTATGTCCTATGATACCACGGTAGTGATAGTTAAAAAGTTAGAATAAAAAACTATGACTTTTACTCAAATGACCGTGTAGAGTTTGATAATTACTTGGTCCTATTCCATATAATCAATTTATGTTTTAGTTATCTTTTTAGAGTTTTGATATTATCAtttggttgagttttttttttttttttttaattgaatatttttattaaaggaCTTCTGTCAAACATTGCATAGAATACTGACTAGATAtgaatattttatcaaaaagcAACATGATTATCCTTCTACCATATATGACAATacattttgatatttgattAAATTAAAATCTTTCATGCAGGAACATTAGTGGGGTTTACACTACAGATTTCCCAGACCAACCCCTTTATTATTATAACTTCACAGCTGACGAGCTCCCAACTGATATAGCAATAGCAGACCTTGGGAACAAGGTGAAGATGTTGAATTATAATGAAGTAGTTGAGGTTGTTTTTCAAGGTACTAATTTAATGAACGGCGCTGGGACTCATCCAATGCATTTGCATGGGCATAGCTTTTACGTGGTTGGATCTGGTTATGGAAATTATAACAATGAAACCGAcccaaaaacttttaatttgGTTGATCCAGTCGAAGTGAATACCTTCGGTGTCCCTAAGAATGGATGGCTTGCCATTAGATTCGTAGCAAACAATCCAGGCAAGTTATTTTATCACTATCTTATATGTTTAGTTTATATGCATATACAAATTGATCTAATCTTCTGGTTGGTCTAAGAATTGTGGATGttattatcaataatatttggCAGGTGTGTGGTTTTGGCATTGTCATATAGATAGACATATGACCTGGGGTATGGCTGCTGTTTTTATAGTAAAGAATGGAGGCACTGCTGAGACAAGTATCCACAAACCTCCTCCTCACTTGCCTTCATGTAATGTTCCATTAGAATTGCGGGTCCAAAACAATGATGGACCTgatggaaaagaaaatcaatcaatttttatctAAATGGATTGATATACTTATGTACTAAATTTGTCAAACGTTGTATTGCATTAATTAACTCTATTTCCTAATCAAGAGAAATTGTTCAATAATCCTATAGCAATGTTCCTTCATTTCACATCTGCGAGataaaattctactctaatctaatataagtgtatatgtgtgtgaaactctttcctagagacttgaactccaGTGCTTGTTAAGCtttcaacaagaaaataaaacaatctTGAACCTATATAATATAGCTTGTGTGATGAGTTTAAACTCAGCCTGtgttcaaataaaattaaatgaaatcaTTCTTGATATTTTAACTCTCAATTCGACTAATTTAAAAAGCTCGTGAACAAGATTGAGCTCGctcaacaagaaaataaaaaggcttGAACACATAATATAACTTGGGGTTGAGTTTAAACTCGACTTgtgtttgaataaaattaaatgaatcatttttgatattttaataccCAATTCGACTCAATTGGTTTAATGGTGACAAAGGTAAAACCATGAAATAGCTTGGACATTCCAGCCCAAAATTTCTATGCTAGAAGCCTAAGATGGACAATCAAATGAAATATGAAATAGGCTTCACAATGAACACACTTCACTGAACCGAATCAGTTGACAAATTCTATCCCTGTCAATGAAGCGCCCGCATGAAGTTGAAGACTAACATCACCAACAACCTATCGCAAAATTAGCCAATTAGGTTAGTCAGTAGTAAAAGACTACTACCTGAATGTGTAAATTATCTGTACTTCTTCTTAAGTATTaagtagaaactagaaaaagGCATTGAGAGAAGTATCATCCtttcacttatttatttattggcttGGAAAGTGAACTACTATTGTTATCCACAACGTAAGCAGTGATCCAATATATATTAGATAAGGTGGATACCTTAGCCATGGATCTGTAAGAATGTTCTGTAACTCCAGCAACATGAGGTGTGATTATAACATTCTTGAACTTCAAAATTGGATCATCTGGATCAAATGGCTCAGTCCAAGCAACATCAATGGCCAAACCTCCTAAGTGGCCAGACTTAAGGTGATTAAGTACAGCCTCATAGTCCAAAAGACCCCCTCGAGCTATATTTACCAAAAGGGCGCCCTGAATTACCACGAGACAGAACAAAAGATTAGtagaaatcaaatttaaatgtataaagaaaaaaatgacagGGAAGATGGCCTAAAAATTTACTTATTAGGTCTTGAGTAATTCGTTTCGAAAGTAATTTctaggaaaaaatataaattatacccGTTAAGTTTGGTCAatgtcattttagtcctttaagtTTCACTTTAGCCATTTTAGTCTTGTAAGTTTACATTTTTGCTCATTGTCAATCCTTCTGTTTATAATTACCTTCAactattattaaattaatttttatattaaaaatttattaaattttcttttaaaaagtttgttataaaaaaaaaacatgaatccAGATATTCATACATGCCAAACACTCGAATTTTCTTAGATTATCAAACCAAggaacctaaaaaataaaaataaaaccaccaACCCAATACCATAAATAAACCATCGTAAAGCCACCCAAACAGCACCCATTGTCACTGAATTCAACCATCAAACCTACAACAACCCATCACTGATGACACAATGACGCCAAACCTGATTCTGGGCAGTCGCTGAGGTTGAGGTTGGTCTCAGTGTCAAAAACCATGCTATCTGATCCCTACACGTGGTGCACAACAACAATGACGTCAAGGCAGTGGGGCTTCACGGACACTGTCAATATCGTTGAATTTGCCACGGTTAAGAAATCGATTCCTCCCTATTCTTGACCGAAGAGAGAGACaaattatggaaaatataaatgTCTCATATGCTTTGTTCTTCAGATCGGTAAATTGAAGTGTACTAGGAGCATCAAACTTTTCATGTTGATGAGGTCCATTAAAAAAGCTTTGAAAGATGGTCTCCTCCTTACCTTTTGACATCTGATATGGAAGAATAATTGGGGTTGTGAAAAGTTTTGCAATTGCATTAGCTTTCACAAGGAAGCCATTTTGCCTATGTTGATGAGATGAACTGAATGTGCTGCCAgtgagaagggggggggggggggggggggggtaggcagaaaaagaagagaggattttataaaacaaaatatatatatatatatatatattgcaatgCTAACCAAGCACAGTTAAAATAACTTCACAACTGATAAATTGCAATCAGTCCACCAAACTATAGCCATTCAATTATACTGAAATACGAATAAAATGATTGAATTACgcaaaaatatataatctaCATCATTGCAAAcagaaattatattttcctatttaAACAACTAGCGCATAGAAACAAACCTTTCTCATTGAAGATATGAACGTCTCGTTTACAATGCCAGCCTGAAattcaaaatagataaaatgtaAGTATGCACTAGACAATTAATTATTGGATGCTTCTGCAGAAAACTTGTTTATGTTTGAAGTCCCCACCGCTGGAAAGCACTTCAAGAATTGTCTAGCAGTGTCAGCCACATCTTGAGATGTCCAggattttaatgaaactttttaTATTGAGGGACATTTCCAACATGTGTTTGTACAAAATGGACAAGAGGGAGACAATTATTGATAGATAAAATAGTACAATACTAGATTAGGATATATAGTAAAAGGTCCACATAAAACTTATGCAAAACATTTCGCATAATTAAAATAGAAGTGAGATTTATGTCCCTTTAGTGCCAACTTAGTTGctgaagtattttttttcattagaaaaaaaaatgattgtctTGCTGGCATGATCGCTGCCAGTAACCATTTTTTACACTGGAGATGTGAAACATGAATTCTACCATTTCCCACAGAAGTATACGACATAGGATGAAAAAGGCAAAGAAGCATTCTCACTGTTTGACGATTTAAACTTAGGCAACAAACAATTATGTCTGCATTGCTCGCAAACTTGTGAATGTCTTCATGACCACCTTTCTCATCAACCAAATCACCAAGAACTGCAAATGATGTAGATATAACATAAGAGTAATGCATTCTACAGCAATGGTCAAACTTATGGATCCTTACATACCATTAGTCTGGCAAGAATCTTGTGAATATGAGCCCCAGCTCCGTTTTGTAGCAATAATTTTAACACCAAATGCTCGCAAGCGCTTTGCCAAGTCAATCCCAATATTTCCAAATCCCAGAATAAAGACCTGTATAACTGaagaaaatcattttcctaAGACTTACTAGGACTatttatgatgatgatgatgatgataagaacatatagaaaaagATATCAAAAGCTAGAATTCCCACTTTTTTGTTGTTAGTATTGACACTTAATTCCCAATGCAATCagtcaaattacaattttagtACACATGTCACGGGACAAATTACTGAGATCTTGTTGAGACACTCTTGCCAAATCAGAACTTCAACTATTAGCTAAGTTCAGCACATGAAACTAATTTTTCCTGCTAAATTCACAAAGGGAATGTGAATTCTCCCCACCCCAGACACACAAAcacacttctctctcttttcgcTCAACCTCACAGTTTTAAAATATTCCAGCAGCTAACATCAATCTATTTAGCCTGAGACTCTGAGACTTCCACTTGAGTTAGGTTTAGTAATAAAATCAATCATTCTGTGCCATATGCTCTTAGACCATacttttccccttttttcttcCAGGTACAATATTAGTTCACTTCTCAAAAGTCTTTGTTTCCGTGTACATATAAGTTACCAATCACACCATAAAAAAATCTCAATGATTAGTGACAGCCTCATAAATCACAAAACTCCCCACTTTCCACTAATTTAATTCCCATATTCGTGCTAAGTGTGCGCGAGGAGGAACATGTGCCACCATTGCAAGTGGTCGATCTCTTCCAACCAAAAATTAGGTATCAACAAGCGCAAAGGGGGGTGCAAGCATACAAAGGAATTCCAAGAAAGCAAAagatgagaacaaaaaaaaaaaaaaaaaaaatacgataGTATTATCTGAAACTCTAACAAATTTGAAGTAGAAGATGAAGTTGAAGTCCGTGTCCACTCACATGAagtcttcaaaaataaaaatatcaacttCGTTACTGCATTTCCTTCCCTCAAAACAGTTACATTCCTTTCTCCCGCCATATTCACTGCATTAAGCATAACAGTATAGCCTTCCATATCTCACCATTCTCTCTCTTACCAAAGTGTCCATTCCAACAGGATAATAAATCAACAACTCAGATGGGCATTGCCCAACTAACACCAAATAAGAAGTATTAATGACCACATCCCCTAGCAATTTCAGAGTGTAAAAGTGGATGAGCCATTTCTCCACAATTAAATGCACATATAGTATCATTCCATAATGATTAAACCCCAACTTCTAAGATTATCCAAGTGAAAAATGCCACTCTAAAGGGTACATGAACTCTTGATATGTTTTgccattgaaaatatttttcttcccCCTTTCTCCCTCATTGTGACTTTCACCTGGAAACCATGGTTTTTCCACAGACATTTTTTCATTCTATCTTCCTCCTCCCAacatatcttcttttttttttgagtaggTCCTCCCAACATATCTTAATTGTATATAGGTTATCCATGAAATGCTCAATAGATTCTAAGCTaccaatatcatttttttttatgacgtGAAACCTCACCAAGGAAAGGCCCTTTGGACCCACTCCTGGAGAGTAAATCACAAATACACGACCCCATTCACCAGAACTAAGTATCAAGTAATCCAAGGGAACTCTTAGTAGGCATCAAACCTAAGAAGCACAGGTGTGGATTTGGATTCGGGTTCGGGTGCGGTGCGGTACAGCAACTCGgccatttttgaaaaagtagagtGCAGGTGCGAGTGAGGCAGGATacgtttattaataaaatattaaataaatttttatttttattttctatatattgctaaatatatttttcatataatgatAAACATATACTAATTTAAGAacaatagtagataataaagtgaatacataacaatagagaaatattatatccacaatattttcaccaACATATTtaaagtggtaggttattatgaGTTGATATTGAtgggcaaaaaattaattttagtggtaagttcaaattagaacaaataaaaaccttaaacttataatttgttatgaaaatattgtaaacaatTGCTTCtcctaataataatacctctttttttaagaataaataaacattaatatatattatataccatTGTATGTACTACCTAGTCTGACACTtgcttagaattttttttttaaacatttcttTGTCATTTCCAAAGCTAATAACATGTGGTCTcagtaaaaaactaaaagttgaaacttaaaaagAGTACTAGACTCTAGACAATAGTagaaacataaattaaacaAGGAAAATACCAGTGCgaaacgaagaagaagaagcaacggagaagaagaagatgaaatggagaaaagaagaagaagaagaatggcgGCCGGCGacttgggtttgtgtttttttttttttttttttttacacatatttcAGCCTGTTTCGCCAGATACGGGCCGATTCAGCTCAAATTGGAaacagggggaaaaaaaaaaaaaaaaaaaaggactcgCCACGGACGCGCGTGCAGCTGCGTCAACGGCCACACGGTGCATCCGTGCATGTATGGTGCAGGTGCGGCGCCCCTAGAGCCACACCCGTGCTTTCGAGCATCGAACCCACGATGTGTTTACAACTCATCCTAAACCTCCAACCACTGGGCTGCACCCTGATGGGTATTAGATAGTCTTCCACTCATGCATCCCTATTTTTGGCAATTAGGGAACTTTTTCTTTAGTGTAGTTCCACCACTCCATGGATcatgccaaaataaaattctagACCCATTTTTTTTTCGCATCATATCTAACAAATCTGGTAGAGATATACCATCCTCTTCTCAATTATGATATATTTCCAACGACTCACTCCATATGGACTTGTAGCCACTTCAAAACACCATCCCTCCAAAAGACAATAATTAATATCTATATGTTTTCTCCATAGTGCATTTTCCATCTATGCATTACACCAGAACCATTTCCCAAGATGTGCTTGATTCAAAACCAGATATTTTTTAACCCCTAAACCTCCATAGAGAATGGGTGTACAAATAACATTCCAATTAACTAAATGGAATCTAACTTCCTCACCCATCccacttgaaagaaaatctctTCGAAGTTTCATCATTCTTTGTGCcaaattttcaaggaaaaatatagataatatgttgaaatttttgacacATACTCTTAATTAGTGGAATGACAACTTATTGAATGAAACACtcatcatttctttctttctttcttttttaattccttattttcctctttttcttgtttgttgCAATGCATTtctaacaaaaaacaaaatatgtttctccaaaaaaaaacaaaaacataacaaaaattcattaGACACAGAAAATTCTCAAAGAAATATTTATTCTGAAGATTGGTTTGTCGCAACGCATTCCTAACATAGATGTCATTCTTGTTTAAACAAAGACCTAgaaaaattcaaaggaaaaaaaataaaaaataaaaatctagaaTCCTCTAGACACAGGGAAAACTCtcaaagaaatattttattttggtctaATAAAACCAATCTACTATAATGAAAAATGTATATGGACTCTTTATGATTCCCACTAAGCTTTTATtctgaaataaaattataaaaataacctTAAACCTCCTAGGACTCAATTGAAAGACTAAATTAacagaataaaataagctaaataaaaataactaaattttagaCATGAAAAATTAAGGTCAGTGGGTTGAGAATCATGGACTATGAGAGCATTTGCATTAATTTCTCACAATTCTACTTCTCGAAAAAATTCCTAGGAATCTTGTTCTAAATCAATTTGGGTTTACTAAGAACTACAATTTAGGCAAATAGAATTTAAAACTTTAATCTGTTGCTTGGTTTTCTTCTAtgtattttctctatttttttctccGTGTAATTTTCTGGTTTGTCCTGTGCTTTTCATGCATAGAGTTGCCTTTcgtatatatatcattcttacttatcaaaaaaaaaagattttcactTGGCGGCAAAATAGGAACATTGACCaaggaagaaagaaattaaCTCAGATGCTTTGATCACAGGAAATTTGTGAAAGAAAACCAAGAGAACTGAAACTCACTGTTTTTCCAAGTAGTGTGTCACCAACTGGCTCTCCAAGCTTTCTCTGCCTTACAACAATTTGCATCTCATTCTGCAAGAATAATGCAAATTGTCTagattaaaaaattcaagaaatttataCGATGTACATAGGTGTAAAGTCAATCACATAATCATAAACTCCCGTGTATATGAGCACCACACTATAAACAAAGAAGCAAAGCAAAACTTTTGCAAAGGCGTGTATTTACATATATGTACACACGTGAATTACCATCCCAACAAACAACACATCCTAACAATTATGTCAAActtgtaaaaatttaattaaccaCCTAATATTGATTTTGgcctcaaatttttttgtttaagagAATAGAGAGCCCTAATTTTAAATGCAGTAATTCTAAAAGTCACAACAAGTTTCACAGCTGCTGAGGTGAAACGTTGTTAATGGTAAATAACAAAATGACATTAGTAGTGGACCCATATaagaaccaataaaaacttgccaactcaactattttgaatatttttttgccTATAGCATAACTCTTTCAAATGAAATAGCTCATCGCACTTGTTAGAAACTAATAAAAATCAGTTACCAATATCTTGCATCAAAGAGTGTTTCAAACACGTATTGTGGCAAAACCTCTACTATAATTTTGGAAAACCCttcctttgtgtgtgtgtgtgtgtgtgttcaagCATGCCAATGAGTTATAGCTCAACTGGGCACTTCCTTCTCCTATAATAATTTGTTGGAGGGTGAGACTGTGGTTGAACACCCACTGGCTGCATAACTtaccactcaaaaaaaaaaaaaaaaaaaagtgtgtggGTGTGTGCAATGTGTATACAGCTTTCAAGTGACTATGAAGCTATCAACCAAAACCCCCACATGTCAAAATGAGCCTTAACCTTCTCCCCCtcgtttgttttcttttccaatGAAATTAGCATCAATAAGTCCATTTAATATTTAcaataaattgttgaaataatcATCTAGTAATTTATCGATTCATTTTCTTCCTTCTACTTCTCGTCTCAAAGTGACCGTAAGGGACAAACAAGTACATATTCCACAAAATACTAGGAAGATCCCATCCTACAAGGTCAACAATTCAATTGCTGACAAAGAGAAGGCAGCATGACCTAAGCAACTTCAAATGCAATCTTCTGGTTTATGTGCCCTTCATAATCTCCAAGATAGAAATGCAGGTGAGGAACATTTTGTTTAAGAGGGACAATGATTAAAACTGTGTAGgtagcttctttttttaattttttataagtaactaTGTATG is a genomic window of Quercus lobata isolate SW786 chromosome 2, ValleyOak3.0 Primary Assembly, whole genome shotgun sequence containing:
- the LOC115975023 gene encoding uncharacterized protein LOC115975023 isoform X1, producing the protein MYIRRSIVLWNVASSLTKLCRLHTDILSKVESMVSESDTHLTRVLFCGPHFPASQNYTREYLQKYPFVQVDDVPLDDVPNVIEKYHMCVVKNMKLDSNVLSRATQMKLVMQYGVGVEGIDINAATKYGIKVARIPGDVTGNAASCAEMAIYLMMGLLRKQNEMQIVVRQRKLGEPVGDTLLGKTVFILGFGNIGIDLAKRLRAFGVKIIATKRSWGSYSQDSCQTNVLGDLVDEKGGHEDIHKFASNADIIVCCLSLNRQTAGIVNETFISSMRKGALLVNIARGGLLDYEAVLNHLKSGHLGGLAIDVAWTEPFDPDDPILKFKNVIITPHVAGVTEHSYRSMAKVVGDVSLQLHAGASLTGIEFVN
- the LOC115975023 gene encoding uncharacterized protein LOC115975023 isoform X3; this encodes MVSESDTHLTRVLFCGPHFPASQNYTREYLQKYPFVQVDDVPLDDVPNVIEKYHMCVVKNMKLDSNVLSRATQMKLVMQYGVGVEGIDINAATKYGIKVARIPGDVTGNAASCAEMAIYLMMGLLRKQNEMQIVVRQRKLGEPVGDTLLGKTVFILGFGNIGIDLAKRLRAFGVKIIATKRSWGSYSQDSCQTNVLGDLVDEKGGHEDIHKFASNADIIVCCLSLNRQTAGIVNETFISSMRKGALLVNIARGGLLDYEAVLNHLKSGHLGGLAIDVAWTEPFDPDDPILKFKNVIITPHVAGVTEHSYRSMAKVVGDVSLQLHAGASLTGIEFVN
- the LOC115975023 gene encoding uncharacterized protein LOC115975023 isoform X2, with the protein product MITGSERDLVGGNEIVVSPLLFADILSKVESMVSESDTHLTRVLFCGPHFPASQNYTREYLQKYPFVQVDDVPLDDVPNVIEKYHMCVVKNMKLDSNVLSRATQMKLVMQYGVGVEGIDINAATKYGIKVARIPGDVTGNAASCAEMAIYLMMGLLRKQNEMQIVVRQRKLGEPVGDTLLGKTVFILGFGNIGIDLAKRLRAFGVKIIATKRSWGSYSQDSCQTNVLGDLVDEKGGHEDIHKFASNADIIVCCLSLNRQTAGIVNETFISSMRKGALLVNIARGGLLDYEAVLNHLKSGHLGGLAIDVAWTEPFDPDDPILKFKNVIITPHVAGVTEHSYRSMAKVVGDVSLQLHAGASLTGIEFVN